In Synechococcus sp. UW69, a single genomic region encodes these proteins:
- the glyS gene encoding glycine--tRNA ligase subunit beta yields the protein MTATFLLEIGTEELPADFVKQALTQLEQRVSRDLREARLGHGAVSVFGTPRRLVVSVADLEDGQPDLQEDRKGPPVAQAFKDGIPGPAAIGFAKRCGVDPSALEQRETPKGPCVFATVLTPGQASADLLQALIPQWIDALQGRRFMRWGTGAQRFSRPIRWLLALQGSKVIPVVLDGADPEVRSDRFSRAHRLHGDEPLSIASADVFAETLDAAGVVVDRTERAKRIRTSLDQSAQAANGTPDCPESLFEELVDLVEDPRVLEGTIAERFLQLPPEVISTVMQAHQRYVPLQVPGLEADPLRLTADAVLRPQFLLVGNGLAPAASLIVRGNERVLGARLADAEFFLDVDRRQSSASRREALDRVTFAEGLGSLLDRSERIERLTGLLLKQLGLNQAVTDAAQRAAHFCKNDLVSQMVGEFPELQGLMGGKYLLEEGEPREVALAVVEHYLPRGAGDDLPATPAGAVVAVAERLELLLSIFAKGERPTGSSDPYALRRAGNGVLQILWGMGWRLDLMAFLTNAVAEWAALFPAFAVDSSQLHNDLCQLMRQRIVSQLEDDGFAPDLVQAVAGDAVSNQRLLSDPLDVKQRLQLLRVLRDSGQLDAVQAVVQRAAKLAEKGELARDQLVAGDVVQPESFESASEQDLFAALEQLQPLAQQRSYQALADALVAATPILQAFFDGDTSVMVMVEDPDLRLNRLNLLAVLRNQASVLAEFESIQSK from the coding sequence GTGACGGCAACCTTTCTTCTGGAAATCGGCACCGAGGAGCTTCCCGCTGATTTCGTCAAGCAAGCGCTGACCCAGCTTGAGCAGCGGGTCAGTCGCGACTTGCGTGAGGCAAGGCTTGGGCACGGGGCTGTGTCGGTGTTCGGCACCCCCCGGCGTCTGGTGGTCTCCGTCGCCGATCTGGAAGACGGACAACCTGATCTTCAGGAAGACCGCAAAGGTCCCCCCGTGGCTCAAGCCTTCAAGGACGGCATTCCCGGCCCTGCGGCGATCGGTTTCGCGAAGCGTTGCGGTGTCGATCCCTCAGCGCTGGAACAGCGAGAGACGCCAAAGGGCCCCTGCGTCTTTGCAACGGTATTGACCCCTGGTCAAGCCAGTGCTGATCTCCTTCAGGCTCTGATCCCCCAATGGATCGATGCCCTCCAAGGGCGGCGGTTCATGCGCTGGGGAACGGGAGCCCAGCGCTTCAGTCGCCCCATCCGCTGGCTGCTCGCCCTTCAGGGCTCCAAGGTCATTCCTGTGGTGCTGGATGGCGCTGACCCTGAGGTCCGCAGCGATCGCTTCAGCCGTGCCCACCGGCTTCATGGTGACGAGCCGCTCTCCATCGCATCGGCGGATGTGTTCGCTGAGACCCTCGACGCTGCAGGTGTTGTTGTTGACCGCACGGAGCGAGCCAAACGGATCCGTACCAGTCTTGATCAGTCGGCTCAAGCCGCTAACGGAACTCCCGACTGTCCAGAGTCCCTGTTCGAGGAACTCGTCGACCTTGTCGAGGATCCAAGGGTCCTCGAGGGAACCATCGCTGAGCGTTTCCTGCAGCTCCCCCCCGAAGTGATCAGCACGGTGATGCAGGCCCATCAGCGTTATGTGCCACTGCAAGTGCCTGGCCTGGAGGCTGACCCGCTGCGACTGACCGCTGATGCGGTGCTTCGTCCTCAGTTCCTGCTGGTGGGCAACGGCTTGGCTCCGGCAGCCTCCCTGATTGTCCGCGGCAATGAGCGCGTTCTCGGAGCGCGTCTTGCGGATGCCGAATTTTTCCTGGACGTTGACCGACGTCAGTCCAGCGCATCTCGGCGTGAAGCCCTTGATCGAGTCACCTTCGCTGAAGGGCTGGGCAGTCTTCTCGACCGCTCCGAGCGGATCGAGCGGCTCACTGGCTTGCTGTTGAAGCAACTCGGTCTTAATCAAGCCGTTACGGATGCGGCCCAGCGAGCAGCTCATTTCTGCAAGAACGACCTGGTGAGTCAGATGGTGGGCGAGTTCCCGGAACTCCAGGGCCTGATGGGTGGTAAGTACCTCCTGGAGGAGGGCGAGCCCCGCGAGGTCGCCCTTGCTGTGGTGGAGCACTATCTGCCCCGAGGTGCCGGTGATGACCTGCCAGCAACGCCTGCGGGGGCTGTGGTGGCCGTGGCGGAACGGCTGGAGCTGCTGCTCAGCATCTTTGCCAAAGGCGAGCGCCCGACGGGATCCTCAGATCCGTATGCCCTGCGCCGTGCTGGAAACGGTGTTTTGCAGATTCTCTGGGGGATGGGTTGGCGCCTGGACCTCATGGCCTTCTTGACCAATGCAGTGGCGGAGTGGGCTGCCCTGTTCCCGGCCTTTGCGGTCGACTCCAGTCAGCTGCACAACGATCTTTGCCAGCTCATGCGTCAGAGAATCGTCTCCCAGCTGGAAGACGACGGCTTTGCTCCGGATCTGGTGCAGGCTGTTGCTGGAGACGCCGTTTCCAACCAGCGTTTGCTCAGTGATCCTCTCGACGTGAAACAGCGGCTTCAGCTGTTGCGTGTTCTCCGGGATAGCGGCCAGTTGGATGCCGTGCAAGCGGTTGTTCAACGGGCCGCCAAGCTGGCCGAAAAGGGTGAACTGGCACGGGATCAGCTTGTTGCTGGCGATGTGGTTCAGCCTGAAAGCTTCGAGTCGGCCAGTGAGCAGGATCTGTTCGCCGCACTGGAGCAGCTGCAACCTTTGGCTCAGCAGCGGTCGTATCAAGCTCTAGCCGATGCGCTGGTGGCCGCAACCCCGATTCTTCAGGCCTTCTTCGACGGTGATACCAGCGTGATGGTGATGGTCGAAGACCCCGACTTGCGGCTCAACCGCCTCAACCTGCTGGCCGTTCTGCGCAATCAGGCTTCTGTGTTGGCTGAATTTGAATCGATTCAATCCAAATAA
- the recG gene encoding ATP-dependent DNA helicase RecG codes for MLPIQRSLGLEADRGFCNLQGRQQRFHDFLQQQLAAPPALPFPQGVTDRMTRLSAGFAEYPELADPARRRLVTDARQWLYELRHRLEPSAPMAAPRLKVQSSSKSGEGAERPTSPLQLDSPITQIRGVGPKFAARLASIGLLLVRDLLRYYPRDHVDYSAMRRIEALVSGETATIVATIRRCNGFVSPRNTNLAIIELQLQDPTGRLKVSRFLAGKRFSSPAYLKGQQRLYPVGATVAVSGLVKDGPYGITFQDPLIEVLESPSSPVKSASIGRLLPVYPLTEGVGADRFRSLIDQVLPLAATWPDPLPAELQRRFELATLADALQALHAPKDRESLDRGRRRLVFDEFLLLQLGLLRRRQLLRSRTGPDLDLQTSAAGLVGEFMDLLPFRFTAAQQRVFQEIEADLGRTEPMARLVQGDVGSGKTVVAIAALLSTIASGWQGALMAPTEVLAEQHYRNLCQWLPQLHVSVALLTGSTPRPRRRQLLDDLANGSLKVLVGTHALLEDPVVFNRLGLVVVDEQHRFGVHQRDRLLNKGLQPHLLTMTATPIPRTLALSMHGDLDVSQIDELPPGRTPIRTSMLTAGKREKAYELIREEVQLGQRAYVVLPLVDESEKLELRSAVEVHAELASEVFPDLAVGLLHGRLSSVDKQAVLNAFAAGKTQVLVSTTVVEVGVDVPEASVMVIDHAERFGLAQLHQLRGRVGRGAAASHCLLINGSSNPLARQRLDVLVRSTDGFEIAEMDLRLRGPGQVLGTRQSGLPDLALASLADDGAVLEDARTAAQELLKHDPDLEQLPLLRKTLDEQQRRLSGGTPLN; via the coding sequence ATGCTTCCCATCCAGCGTTCGCTGGGGTTGGAGGCCGACCGAGGCTTTTGCAATTTGCAGGGTCGCCAGCAGCGTTTTCACGACTTTCTGCAGCAGCAGCTTGCAGCACCGCCGGCACTGCCCTTCCCTCAGGGCGTAACCGATCGGATGACCAGGCTCAGCGCTGGTTTCGCCGAGTATCCGGAGTTGGCTGATCCTGCCCGCCGGCGTCTGGTCACCGATGCTCGCCAGTGGCTGTATGAGCTGCGCCATCGCCTGGAACCCTCGGCCCCCATGGCAGCGCCAAGGCTGAAGGTTCAGTCGTCCTCGAAATCAGGAGAGGGCGCTGAACGGCCAACGTCACCGTTGCAGCTCGATAGTCCGATCACGCAAATCCGTGGTGTGGGTCCGAAATTCGCCGCACGGCTGGCATCGATCGGCCTGCTTCTGGTGCGCGACCTGCTGCGCTACTACCCCCGTGATCATGTCGACTACTCGGCGATGCGGCGTATTGAGGCGCTGGTGTCGGGGGAGACCGCCACGATTGTTGCGACGATCCGCCGCTGCAACGGATTTGTCAGCCCAAGAAACACCAATCTCGCCATCATTGAGCTCCAGCTCCAGGATCCGACAGGTCGCCTGAAGGTGAGTCGCTTCCTGGCTGGCAAACGCTTCAGTTCTCCGGCGTACCTCAAAGGTCAGCAGCGCCTTTACCCCGTTGGTGCCACCGTGGCCGTTAGTGGTCTGGTCAAGGACGGCCCCTACGGCATCACCTTCCAGGATCCGTTGATCGAGGTGCTGGAGAGCCCCTCTTCTCCTGTGAAGTCCGCCAGCATCGGTCGTCTTCTGCCGGTGTACCCCCTCACCGAAGGAGTTGGTGCTGACCGTTTCCGCAGCTTGATTGATCAGGTCTTGCCCCTTGCGGCCACCTGGCCCGATCCTCTTCCGGCTGAGCTGCAACGGCGATTCGAGCTGGCGACATTGGCGGATGCCCTGCAAGCGCTGCATGCGCCGAAGGATCGTGAAAGCCTCGATCGGGGCCGCCGCCGGCTGGTGTTCGATGAGTTTCTGCTGCTGCAGTTGGGCCTGTTGCGACGACGTCAGCTGCTGCGCTCTCGGACGGGGCCTGATCTCGATCTTCAGACCAGTGCCGCTGGGCTTGTGGGGGAGTTCATGGACCTTCTTCCCTTCCGCTTCACCGCAGCCCAACAACGCGTGTTTCAGGAAATTGAAGCCGATCTCGGTCGCACCGAACCCATGGCCCGACTGGTGCAGGGGGATGTCGGTTCGGGAAAGACGGTGGTCGCCATTGCGGCGTTGCTCAGCACCATCGCCTCTGGTTGGCAGGGGGCCCTGATGGCCCCCACGGAGGTGCTGGCCGAGCAGCATTACCGCAACCTCTGCCAGTGGTTGCCTCAGCTTCACGTCAGCGTCGCCTTGTTGACGGGATCCACACCACGACCACGCCGCCGTCAGCTATTGGATGACTTGGCCAATGGTTCTCTGAAGGTTCTTGTGGGGACCCATGCCCTTCTTGAGGATCCGGTCGTTTTCAATCGCCTGGGGCTAGTGGTGGTTGATGAACAACACCGCTTCGGGGTTCACCAACGGGATCGTCTGCTCAATAAGGGGTTGCAGCCCCACTTGCTCACCATGACGGCGACGCCGATCCCACGCACCCTGGCGTTGTCGATGCATGGGGATCTGGATGTCAGCCAGATCGATGAATTACCTCCAGGTCGCACACCGATTCGCACCAGCATGCTCACGGCCGGTAAGCGCGAGAAGGCCTATGAGCTGATCCGTGAGGAGGTGCAGCTTGGCCAGAGGGCCTATGTGGTCCTGCCGCTGGTGGATGAGTCGGAGAAACTTGAGCTTCGTTCGGCTGTTGAAGTCCATGCCGAGTTGGCCTCGGAGGTTTTCCCTGACTTGGCTGTCGGCCTCCTGCATGGTCGTCTTTCCAGTGTCGACAAGCAGGCGGTGTTGAACGCGTTCGCTGCCGGCAAGACCCAGGTGCTGGTGTCGACCACGGTGGTGGAGGTGGGCGTGGATGTACCTGAGGCCAGCGTGATGGTGATCGACCATGCCGAGCGCTTTGGACTGGCGCAATTGCATCAATTGCGGGGTCGCGTCGGTCGGGGCGCCGCCGCCTCCCACTGCCTGCTGATCAATGGCAGTTCCAATCCCTTGGCACGCCAGCGTCTGGATGTGCTGGTGCGCTCCACCGACGGTTTTGAGATCGCTGAGATGGATCTGCGTCTGCGCGGTCCTGGACAGGTGTTGGGGACCCGTCAGTCGGGCCTGCCCGATCTGGCCTTGGCCAGCCTTGCCGATGATGGTGCTGTTCTGGAGGATGCACGAACGGCGGCTCAGGAGCTGCTGAAACACGATCCAGACCTTGAACAGCTCCCGCTGCTGCGCAAGACCCTGGATGAGCAGCAGCGTCGCCTCAGCGGCGGCACCCCCCTGAACTGA
- a CDS encoding ATP-binding cassette domain-containing protein — protein MTAVVVDQLSHAFGQGAMRREVLQNISLRIEPGEVVLLTGPSGCGKTTLLTLIGALRTVQHGQVSVLGEPLHGAGRRRRQQVRRRIGMIFQGHNLLRCLTAEQNVQMGSDLLPDLSYRARRDEARQWLRAVGLDDHMGKVPQDLSGGQKQRVAIARALAANPRLLLADEPTAALDSRTGREVVELLRRLAREQSCAVLMVTHDPRIVDVADRVLQMEDGRLLNAVE, from the coding sequence ATGACCGCAGTTGTTGTGGATCAGCTGTCCCATGCTTTCGGCCAGGGGGCGATGCGCCGTGAGGTTCTTCAGAACATCAGTCTCAGGATTGAGCCGGGCGAAGTGGTGCTGCTGACCGGTCCCTCCGGCTGTGGAAAGACAACGCTGTTGACCTTGATCGGCGCTCTACGCACGGTTCAGCACGGTCAGGTGTCTGTGCTCGGTGAGCCCTTGCATGGGGCCGGCCGACGTCGACGCCAGCAGGTGCGCCGGCGCATTGGAATGATTTTTCAGGGGCACAACCTTTTGCGCTGCCTCACCGCAGAACAGAACGTGCAGATGGGATCTGATCTTCTGCCAGATCTCAGCTACAGAGCCCGCCGGGATGAAGCCCGTCAGTGGCTGCGTGCCGTCGGATTGGACGACCACATGGGCAAAGTCCCTCAGGATTTGTCAGGAGGCCAGAAGCAGCGGGTCGCCATTGCCCGTGCCCTTGCGGCTAATCCCAGGCTGCTCCTGGCGGACGAGCCCACAGCAGCCCTTGACAGCCGCACCGGCAGGGAGGTGGTGGAGCTGCTGCGCCGACTTGCACGCGAACAGTCCTGTGCGGTGCTGATGGTGACCCATGATCCACGCATCGTTGATGTCGCCGATCGCGTGCTCCAGATGGAGGATGGGCGTCTGTTGAATGCCGTTGAGTAG
- a CDS encoding glycosyltransferase family 2 protein, translated as MFVSVVIPTYNRRPILEKCLSALEDQQLDGALDDYEVVVVDDGSTDGTPSWLRHQSDRFPHVRLIEQEHGGPAEGRNRGVDHARGDVIVFIDSDLVVTETFLATHALALRQCWKKRGDRLCFTYGAVINTANFEAPCSERHKLRDLSWAYFATGNVAIDRAVLERSGLFDTGFRLYGWEDLELGERLRRMGVELVKCPAAVGYHWHPALSLDQIPRLVEVEGERARMGLVFFRKHPTRRVRLIIQFTWFHRILWELLTFGGLINPSSLRPLLRWLIRHGYQGTAMELLRLPLNRIGVRALFREAKAAGLR; from the coding sequence ATGTTCGTCAGCGTCGTTATTCCGACCTACAACCGACGCCCGATTCTCGAGAAATGCCTCTCGGCACTGGAAGATCAGCAGCTCGACGGTGCTCTGGATGATTACGAGGTTGTCGTGGTCGACGATGGCTCCACCGATGGAACGCCGTCGTGGCTGCGGCACCAGTCGGATCGTTTCCCCCATGTGCGTCTGATTGAGCAGGAGCATGGTGGTCCTGCGGAAGGGCGAAACCGGGGCGTCGATCATGCCCGTGGTGACGTCATTGTTTTTATCGACAGTGACCTGGTGGTCACAGAGACCTTTCTGGCGACCCACGCACTAGCCCTGAGGCAGTGCTGGAAGAAACGGGGTGATCGCCTTTGTTTCACCTATGGCGCTGTGATCAACACGGCCAACTTCGAGGCGCCCTGCTCCGAACGTCACAAGTTGAGGGACTTGTCTTGGGCCTATTTCGCTACGGGGAACGTGGCCATCGATCGGGCGGTGTTGGAGCGCTCAGGCCTGTTCGACACAGGTTTCCGCCTCTACGGCTGGGAGGATCTGGAACTTGGTGAGCGCCTGCGGCGGATGGGGGTTGAGTTGGTGAAGTGTCCTGCCGCTGTCGGCTATCACTGGCACCCTGCTTTGAGCCTGGATCAAATCCCTCGCCTTGTGGAAGTGGAGGGAGAACGGGCCCGCATGGGGCTGGTGTTCTTCCGCAAACATCCAACCCGGCGGGTGCGCCTGATCATCCAGTTCACCTGGTTCCATCGGATCCTCTGGGAGCTTCTGACTTTCGGGGGGCTGATTAATCCGTCCAGCCTTCGCCCCCTGCTCCGTTGGTTAATTCGTCATGGCTACCAGGGGACTGCGATGGAGCTGCTTCGTCTGCCTCTGAATCGCATCGGTGTGCGTGCCCTGTTCCGCGAAGCCAAAGCAGCTGGACTGCGTTGA
- the rpsB gene encoding 30S ribosomal protein S2, with protein sequence MAVVTLAEMMEAGAHFGHQTRRWNPKMSRYIYCARNGVHIIDLVQTAVCMNNAYKWTRSAARSGKRFLFVGTKKQASEVVALEAARCGASYVNQRWLGGMLTNWTTMKARIDRLKDLERMESSGAIAMRPKKEGAVLRRELERLQKYLGGLKNMRRLPDVVVLVDQRRESNAVLEARKLDIPLVSMLDTNCDPDLCEVPIPCNDDAVRSVQLVLGRLADAINEGRHGSNDQRGGDADA encoded by the coding sequence ATGGCTGTCGTCACCCTCGCCGAGATGATGGAGGCTGGTGCCCACTTTGGGCACCAGACCCGTCGTTGGAACCCCAAGATGTCGCGCTACATCTATTGCGCGCGCAATGGTGTTCACATCATTGATCTTGTGCAGACCGCTGTCTGCATGAATAACGCCTACAAGTGGACCCGTTCCGCTGCTCGCAGCGGCAAGCGCTTCCTTTTTGTTGGCACCAAGAAGCAAGCTTCTGAAGTGGTTGCTCTCGAAGCTGCCCGCTGCGGAGCCTCCTATGTGAACCAGCGCTGGTTGGGCGGAATGCTCACCAACTGGACCACGATGAAGGCCCGGATCGACCGTCTCAAGGATTTGGAGCGGATGGAATCCAGTGGCGCCATTGCCATGCGCCCCAAGAAAGAGGGTGCGGTGCTTCGTCGCGAACTTGAGCGTCTCCAGAAGTACCTGGGCGGTCTGAAGAACATGCGTCGTCTCCCCGACGTCGTGGTTCTGGTGGACCAACGCCGTGAGTCCAATGCGGTGCTTGAAGCCCGCAAGCTCGACATTCCCCTGGTGTCAATGCTCGACACCAACTGCGATCCGGACCTCTGCGAGGTTCCGATTCCCTGCAACGACGACGCTGTCCGTTCCGTTCAGCTTGTCCTGGGTCGTTTGGCCGACGCGATCAATGAAGGTCGCCACGGTTCCAACGATCAGCGTGGCGGCGACGCCGACGCCTGA
- the tsf gene encoding translation elongation factor Ts, whose protein sequence is MAAVSAKLVKELRDKTGAGMMDCKKALAATDGDTNKAVEWLRQKGIASAEKKSGRTAAEGAIGSYIHTGARVGVLIEVNCETDFVARGDMFQELLRDVSMQVAACPNVEYVTTDEIPDEIREREKAIEMGRDDLDGKPEQMKEKIVEGRIGKRLKELALMEQPFIKDSSITVADLVKQAAGKIGENVKVRRFTRYTLGEGIEVAENDFAAEVASMQNAG, encoded by the coding sequence ATGGCTGCCGTATCCGCCAAGCTTGTCAAAGAACTCCGCGACAAGACCGGCGCGGGAATGATGGACTGCAAAAAGGCCCTGGCCGCAACGGATGGGGACACCAATAAAGCCGTTGAATGGCTTCGCCAGAAAGGCATCGCCAGCGCTGAAAAGAAATCTGGACGCACCGCTGCCGAGGGTGCGATCGGCAGTTACATCCACACCGGTGCCCGGGTGGGTGTGTTGATCGAAGTGAACTGCGAAACCGACTTCGTGGCTCGTGGCGACATGTTCCAGGAACTTCTTCGGGATGTGTCGATGCAAGTGGCGGCATGCCCCAACGTGGAATACGTCACCACCGATGAGATCCCCGACGAGATCCGTGAGCGCGAGAAGGCGATTGAGATGGGCCGAGACGACCTCGACGGAAAGCCTGAACAGATGAAGGAAAAGATCGTTGAAGGTCGGATTGGCAAGCGCCTCAAGGAACTCGCTCTGATGGAGCAACCCTTCATCAAAGACAGCTCAATCACCGTCGCTGATCTCGTCAAGCAGGCTGCCGGCAAGATCGGCGAGAACGTGAAGGTTCGTCGCTTCACCCGCTACACCCTTGGTGAGGGCATCGAGGTGGCGGAGAACGATTTCGCCGCTGAAGTGGCGTCCATGCAGAACGCCGGCTGA
- a CDS encoding NADPH-dependent assimilatory sulfite reductase hemoprotein subunit: MTVAETGSQSLSKAEQRKLDSDHLRDPLLSELSNDEVRFTEDAVQLLKFHGSYQQHHRELRKTDKVRSWQMMLRLRSPGGRIPARLFLALDELSNRLGDGTLRATTRQAFQMHGIPKADLKEVIGTIVRNLGSTLAACGDINRNVMAPPAPFEKGGYPVARRLADEIADLLSPEAAEGAYLDLWVDGDLSYRFKPSRAVRNARKRQSEDGVFSGSSEEPLYGDTYLPRKFKVAVTVPGDNSVDLLTQDIGLVAFTDPSGELRGCNVYVGGGMGRTHNKEETFARTADPLGYVEAADVLDVVQAILALQRDHGDREVRKHARMKYLIHDKGIQWFRETLCATYFKGALKGLRNEPKAKLLDYLGWHRQKAGMWFVGLPLLCGRLNGDLKAGLRQLVETYQLEIRLTANQDLLLCNIGTSQRASIRTQLEAMGFEVPEAPARLARHAIACPALPTCGLAITESERILPDVLDRLDAQLRRLEIEKSLLVRMTGCPNGCARPYMAELGLVGNGVNQYQLWLGGTPNLQRLARPYMEKLPLDDLEKTLEPLLLSWKAAGGRRSFGDHIEKLGDQEVSALLAASA, encoded by the coding sequence TTGACAGTGGCGGAAACCGGATCTCAATCCCTGTCTAAGGCGGAGCAGCGCAAGCTGGACAGCGACCATCTGCGCGACCCACTGCTGAGCGAGCTCAGCAACGATGAGGTTCGCTTCACAGAAGACGCCGTTCAACTGCTGAAGTTCCACGGCAGCTACCAGCAGCATCACCGCGAGCTGCGCAAAACCGACAAGGTCCGCAGCTGGCAGATGATGCTGCGGCTGCGCAGCCCAGGGGGACGCATCCCCGCCAGGCTCTTTCTGGCCCTGGATGAACTCTCCAATCGTCTGGGTGATGGAACCCTGCGGGCAACCACCCGCCAGGCCTTCCAGATGCATGGCATCCCCAAGGCTGATCTGAAAGAGGTGATCGGCACCATCGTTCGCAACTTGGGCTCGACCTTGGCGGCCTGCGGAGATATCAACCGAAATGTGATGGCTCCTCCGGCTCCCTTTGAGAAGGGCGGGTATCCCGTTGCGCGCCGCCTGGCAGATGAGATTGCGGATCTACTCAGCCCTGAGGCTGCTGAGGGGGCTTATCTCGATCTCTGGGTGGATGGTGACCTGAGCTATCGCTTCAAGCCCAGCCGCGCCGTTCGGAATGCCAGGAAGCGCCAGAGCGAAGATGGTGTGTTTTCAGGCAGCTCTGAGGAGCCTCTGTACGGGGACACCTATCTCCCCCGGAAGTTCAAGGTGGCCGTCACCGTGCCGGGGGACAACTCCGTGGATCTGCTCACCCAGGACATCGGTCTGGTGGCCTTTACCGATCCTTCAGGCGAGCTTCGGGGCTGCAACGTCTATGTCGGCGGTGGTATGGGTCGCACCCACAACAAGGAGGAGACCTTCGCCCGCACCGCAGACCCCCTTGGCTACGTCGAAGCCGCTGACGTTCTCGATGTGGTTCAGGCGATCCTGGCGTTGCAACGGGACCATGGTGACCGGGAAGTGCGTAAGCACGCCCGTATGAAGTACCTGATTCATGACAAGGGCATTCAATGGTTCCGCGAAACCCTTTGCGCTACCTACTTCAAGGGAGCACTCAAAGGTCTGCGCAATGAACCAAAGGCCAAACTGCTCGACTACCTCGGCTGGCATCGGCAGAAGGCAGGGATGTGGTTCGTGGGGCTGCCCCTGCTATGTGGACGCCTGAACGGTGATCTGAAAGCGGGACTGCGGCAACTCGTCGAGACCTACCAGCTGGAGATTCGTCTCACAGCCAATCAAGACCTGCTCCTTTGCAACATCGGTACCTCCCAGCGCGCCAGCATTCGCACGCAGCTTGAGGCGATGGGCTTTGAGGTGCCTGAAGCACCAGCCCGCCTCGCCAGACATGCCATCGCCTGCCCAGCACTCCCCACCTGCGGCCTGGCGATCACCGAATCGGAGCGCATCCTTCCAGATGTTCTTGATCGCCTGGATGCCCAGCTGCGGCGGCTCGAGATCGAGAAGTCGCTTCTCGTGCGCATGACCGGCTGCCCCAATGGCTGTGCTCGGCCTTACATGGCGGAGCTGGGATTGGTGGGCAACGGAGTCAACCAGTACCAGCTATGGCTCGGTGGGACCCCCAACCTCCAACGTTTGGCGCGTCCCTACATGGAGAAACTGCCCCTCGACGATCTTGAAAAGACCCTCGAACCGTTGCTGCTGAGCTGGAAGGCCGCCGGTGGTCGACGCAGCTTCGGGGATCACATCGAAAAGCTGGGGGATCAGGAGGTGAGCGCACTGTTAGCGGCCTCGGCATAG
- a CDS encoding M15 family metallopeptidase encodes MRPWSPIPIEECGEPLQDLPREFLRMEPHPYMALGAPYGASGNPFQLRQGVVQRLLKAQQRLSDHDPSLRLSIFDAWRPIAVQAFMVEHSIADLCRERGVELMSGDAFDRVVADVGRFWAAPSRDPATPPPHSTGAAVDLTLSSREGIPLEMGGEIDAIGAISEPEHYAGQEDPAARCWHQRRQLLADVMDASGFAQHPNEWWHYSFGDQLWAWRKGAAVAVYAEAANSALTS; translated from the coding sequence ATGCGCCCCTGGAGCCCTATCCCGATCGAGGAGTGCGGTGAGCCGCTGCAAGACCTCCCTCGGGAGTTCTTGCGGATGGAACCCCATCCCTACATGGCGCTCGGTGCACCCTATGGGGCCTCAGGGAATCCCTTCCAATTGCGCCAAGGGGTGGTTCAGCGTCTGCTGAAGGCGCAGCAGCGTCTGAGCGATCACGACCCCAGCCTTCGCCTGAGCATTTTCGATGCGTGGCGCCCGATCGCGGTGCAGGCCTTCATGGTGGAGCACAGCATTGCCGACCTCTGCCGCGAACGCGGGGTTGAACTGATGTCGGGGGACGCCTTCGACCGGGTGGTTGCCGATGTGGGGCGGTTCTGGGCCGCCCCCAGCCGCGATCCAGCCACACCGCCACCCCACAGCACCGGTGCCGCTGTTGATCTCACCCTCAGTAGCCGTGAGGGAATCCCGCTGGAGATGGGTGGAGAGATCGATGCCATTGGTGCGATTTCAGAGCCCGAGCATTACGCCGGACAGGAGGATCCCGCTGCCCGCTGCTGGCATCAACGTCGGCAGCTTCTGGCCGATGTCATGGATGCTTCCGGCTTCGCCCAGCACCCGAACGAGTGGTGGCACTACTCGTTCGGTGATCAGCTCTGGGCCTGGCGCAAGGGTGCTGCTGTAGCGGTCTATGCCGAGGCCGCTAACAGTGCGCTCACCTCCTGA